In one window of Vicinamibacterales bacterium DNA:
- the acs gene encoding acetate--CoA ligase, which translates to MAKTPNDPRKEIDALLDERRTFDPPGNFSEVANVSDPTIYDRAGADPEAFWESFAHELEWIEPWSQVLDWNPPNAKWFVGGKINASVNCIDRHVRTARRNKAALIWEGEPGDRRTLTYFDLYREVNAFGGVLKSLGVRRGDRVALYMPLVPELAIAMLACARIGAVHSVVFGGFSAESLRDRINDAEACVLVTADGGYRRGQVVPLKQMADDALRETPSINHVVVVRRQQHDPLPVTMQPDRDHWYHELMMKAPSACEPEEMDSEDLLYILYTSGTTGKPKGIVHTTGGYLVGTYATTKWVFDLKEDDVYWCTADIGWVTGHSYLVYGPLANGATAVMYEGAPDWPAQDRLWEIVERYGVTIFYTAPTAIRAFMRWGTKWPAKRDLSSLRLLGSVGEPINPEAWMWYYEHIGRQLCPVVDTWWQTETGAILITPLPGLTTLKPGSASHPFPGITAEIRTADGQVVTEGGGLLAITKPWPSMLRGIYGDPDRFIQQYWSQWSDGMYFTGDGAKLDADGYFWLLGRVDDVLNVAGHRIGTMEVESALVDHSAVAEAAVVGRTHEIKGQAIAAFVTIREGFSSSDELIENLKSHVVKKIGAIAKPDVILFASDLPKTRSGKIMRRLLRDIADGKTLGDTTTLADPSVVARLQKDYADEQG; encoded by the coding sequence ATGGCTAAGACCCCAAACGATCCCCGGAAGGAAATCGATGCTTTACTCGATGAGCGACGAACATTTGACCCGCCTGGCAACTTTAGTGAGGTGGCTAATGTGTCAGACCCCACGATCTACGACCGCGCCGGGGCCGACCCAGAGGCGTTTTGGGAAAGCTTTGCCCACGAGCTTGAATGGATTGAGCCCTGGAGTCAGGTGCTCGACTGGAACCCACCGAACGCGAAATGGTTTGTCGGTGGAAAAATTAACGCAAGCGTCAATTGTATTGATCGTCATGTTCGCACCGCTCGCCGTAATAAGGCAGCGCTCATCTGGGAAGGCGAGCCCGGCGACCGTCGGACACTGACCTACTTCGATTTATACCGTGAGGTCAATGCTTTCGGTGGCGTGCTGAAGTCACTTGGTGTACGACGCGGTGACCGAGTAGCGCTTTACATGCCCCTAGTGCCTGAGCTGGCGATCGCCATGCTCGCTTGTGCTCGGATTGGCGCCGTACACAGTGTTGTTTTTGGCGGTTTCAGTGCGGAGTCATTGCGTGACCGGATTAACGATGCAGAAGCCTGCGTGCTTGTGACAGCCGATGGTGGCTATCGCCGCGGCCAGGTCGTGCCTCTGAAACAGATGGCCGATGATGCTCTACGCGAGACGCCGTCGATTAACCATGTCGTAGTCGTGCGGCGTCAGCAACACGACCCATTACCGGTAACAATGCAGCCGGACCGTGATCACTGGTATCACGAACTGATGATGAAGGCGCCATCGGCCTGCGAGCCTGAAGAGATGGACTCCGAAGACCTGCTTTACATTCTTTATACGTCTGGTACCACCGGGAAACCAAAAGGGATCGTTCATACGACTGGCGGCTATTTAGTTGGGACCTATGCCACGACAAAGTGGGTGTTTGATTTGAAAGAAGACGATGTGTATTGGTGCACCGCTGATATTGGCTGGGTGACCGGTCACAGTTATCTCGTCTATGGCCCGCTCGCCAACGGTGCGACCGCCGTCATGTATGAGGGCGCGCCGGACTGGCCCGCACAAGACCGTCTCTGGGAGATTGTTGAACGCTACGGTGTCACAATTTTTTACACCGCACCTACAGCGATTAGGGCGTTTATGCGATGGGGGACCAAGTGGCCGGCTAAGCGGGACCTGTCGAGCTTGCGTTTACTAGGGTCCGTCGGCGAGCCAATCAACCCCGAAGCTTGGATGTGGTACTACGAGCATATCGGCCGGCAGCTTTGCCCAGTTGTGGATACCTGGTGGCAGACAGAAACTGGTGCCATCCTTATCACGCCACTTCCAGGACTGACGACGCTCAAACCCGGGTCGGCCTCACATCCTTTCCCTGGTATTACTGCGGAGATTCGAACTGCGGATGGCCAGGTGGTGACTGAAGGGGGAGGACTGCTCGCCATCACCAAGCCATGGCCGTCAATGCTTCGAGGAATCTACGGAGACCCAGATCGGTTTATCCAGCAGTACTGGAGCCAGTGGTCTGACGGTATGTACTTCACGGGCGATGGTGCCAAGTTAGATGCTGATGGCTACTTTTGGTTGCTCGGCCGAGTGGACGACGTACTAAACGTCGCGGGTCACCGGATTGGTACGATGGAGGTCGAGAGTGCGTTGGTCGACCACTCGGCCGTTGCCGAGGCGGCCGTTGTTGGGCGCACCCACGAAATCAAGGGACAGGCGATAGCTGCCTTCGTCACCATACGCGAGGGTTTTTCCTCCTCGGATGAACTCATCGAAAATCTAAAGAGCCACGTCGTGAAAAAGATCGGTGCAATTGCAAAACCTGATGTGATTCTGTTCGCTTCAGACCTGCCGAAAACCCGTTCAGGCAAGATCATGCGACGGCTGCTCCGTGACATCGCGGACGGAAAGACGTTAGGTGATACTACGACGCTTGCTGATCCATCGGTTGTGGCTAGGCTTCAGAAAGACTACGCAGACGAGCAAGGCTAG
- a CDS encoding methylmalonyl-CoA mutase family protein: MTVSACRPEDFVDWEPNRDLGVPGKFPFTRGIHTEMYRRQLWTMRQYAGFGTAAESNARYRYLLEQGVTGLSVAFDLPTQVGYDSDHPLAAGEVGRVGVAIDSLEDMLDLFDGIQLDQVTTSMTINATACILLALYIAVARRRSVPIHKLGGTIQNDILKEYVARGTYIFPPRASLRIVTDIFAYCAKELPRWHTISISGYHIREAGSTAPQEVAFTFAHAISYVEAAVAAGLDINQFGQRLSFFFASHNDVLEEVAKFRAARRLWARLMHNRFGTTNPDAEKLRFHTQTAGSTLTALQPDNNSVRVALQALAAVLGGTQSLHCNARDEALGLPTEESARLALRTQQILASETGIASTVDPVAGAYAVEQRTSEIEAEAKTILNKIDEQGGTLAAIEAGTVQREIHESAYREQQAIESGKQIIVGVNRFTEGNAPTITGLQVDPSIEQIQIGRVRRHRERRDNARHRTVLNAVGATARGEANLIPPIITAVEAGATVGEIADSLRTVFGEYHEVGFG; the protein is encoded by the coding sequence ATGACTGTTTCGGCGTGTCGTCCAGAAGATTTTGTCGATTGGGAGCCTAATCGCGATCTCGGGGTGCCAGGGAAATTTCCGTTTACCCGAGGTATCCACACTGAGATGTACCGGCGGCAGCTTTGGACCATGCGTCAGTACGCCGGCTTCGGCACCGCCGCCGAGTCCAACGCACGCTACCGCTACCTCCTCGAACAAGGTGTTACAGGTCTGAGTGTCGCGTTCGATTTGCCTACACAGGTCGGCTATGACTCTGATCATCCGCTCGCGGCGGGCGAGGTGGGGCGGGTTGGTGTCGCGATCGACTCACTGGAGGACATGCTCGACCTTTTCGACGGAATTCAACTTGATCAAGTGACAACGTCGATGACGATCAATGCGACAGCGTGTATTCTGCTCGCACTGTACATAGCGGTGGCGCGCCGACGGAGCGTACCCATTCACAAACTCGGTGGCACCATCCAAAATGACATCCTTAAGGAGTACGTCGCGCGTGGCACTTACATCTTTCCACCACGGGCATCCCTTCGGATCGTCACCGATATTTTTGCTTATTGCGCGAAAGAACTTCCACGCTGGCACACAATCTCAATCAGTGGCTATCACATCCGTGAGGCTGGCTCGACAGCGCCCCAAGAAGTAGCGTTTACATTCGCACATGCGATCTCGTACGTAGAGGCTGCTGTTGCAGCAGGATTGGACATTAACCAGTTCGGTCAACGGCTTTCGTTCTTCTTCGCCTCACATAACGACGTTCTGGAAGAGGTAGCAAAGTTTCGCGCGGCCCGCCGTCTCTGGGCACGCCTGATGCATAATCGGTTTGGCACCACCAATCCAGATGCAGAAAAACTACGGTTTCATACGCAAACAGCGGGAAGTACGCTAACCGCTCTGCAGCCGGACAATAATTCCGTCCGTGTCGCCCTGCAAGCTCTCGCAGCTGTATTAGGAGGCACCCAGTCACTCCACTGCAATGCCCGTGACGAAGCTCTCGGTCTGCCGACAGAGGAATCGGCGAGACTGGCGCTCCGCACCCAGCAGATTCTCGCGTCAGAAACCGGTATCGCCAGCACGGTGGATCCGGTTGCAGGAGCTTATGCCGTCGAACAACGGACTTCGGAAATCGAAGCCGAGGCTAAAACGATACTCAACAAGATCGATGAACAAGGCGGCACCTTAGCTGCGATCGAAGCGGGTACTGTGCAACGAGAGATTCACGAGTCCGCATACCGAGAGCAACAAGCGATCGAGAGCGGCAAGCAGATCATCGTCGGGGTCAATCGCTTCACCGAGGGCAACGCGCCTACCATCACTGGTCTGCAGGTAGACCCCAGCATTGAGCAAATACAAATAGGGAGGGTGCGTCGTCACCGTGAACGTCGTGACAACGCTCGCCATCGAACCGTTCTCAACGCTGTGGGCGCCACGGCGCGTGGCGAGGCAAACCTCATTCCACCAATCATTACTGCAGTCGAGGCGGGAGCTACGGTCGGTGAAATCGCAGACTCGCTACGCACCGTATTCGGGGAATACCATGAAGTAGGATTCGGGTAA
- the gpmI gene encoding 2,3-bisphosphoglycerate-independent phosphoglycerate mutase produces the protein MVTNLPPLALVVLDGWGLRPEKNYNAVELASTPVYDELRERFPHASLVASGEAVGLPAEQMGNSEVGHMNLGAGRVVYQDISRIDEAIRDGTFAANENLTAAIRRCKDHHSLHLIGLVSDGGVHSHQRHLVALIERAAALDVNKVFVHALTDGRDTPPNAGLEFLAALERTMELLGVGRIASVCGRYFAMDRDQRWPRIKRAYDTIVLGKARSAYSATDLLTSSYAEGIADEFVEPASIVDSSNHQIGRMEDGDSVIFFNFRADRARQLTRAVASEGFKEFSRGRYPNLHCTTLTEYDATFGLPVVFSPQKFSNNLAEVLASHNVTNLRLAETEKYAHVTYFFNTGEERPYAGEDRLLVPSPQVPTYDLQPEMSAQGITNQLVQDIEARRHRVIICNFANADMVGHTGKLDATIEAVSTLDNCLGQIVTAVQAARGTVVMTADHGNAELLWNQERQCPHTAHTTNTVPLLLVEGEERRGWKLRNGSLCDVAPTLLALLDIEPSAEMTGVDLRIRR, from the coding sequence ATGGTCACGAATTTACCGCCGCTCGCTCTAGTCGTGCTCGATGGCTGGGGCCTTCGGCCAGAAAAAAATTATAACGCCGTGGAACTCGCTAGCACGCCGGTGTATGACGAATTACGCGAGCGGTTCCCACACGCATCGCTAGTTGCAAGTGGAGAAGCCGTCGGACTTCCTGCTGAGCAGATGGGCAACTCTGAAGTAGGTCACATGAATCTTGGTGCCGGGCGTGTCGTCTACCAAGATATTAGTCGCATCGACGAGGCGATTCGAGACGGCACATTCGCCGCAAATGAGAATCTGACTGCTGCGATTAGACGATGCAAGGACCACCATTCGCTTCACCTAATCGGTCTCGTCTCCGATGGAGGAGTTCATAGTCATCAGCGTCATCTGGTTGCCCTGATTGAACGAGCCGCCGCGCTGGATGTGAACAAAGTGTTCGTACACGCGCTCACAGATGGACGAGACACGCCACCCAACGCGGGCCTGGAATTCCTAGCAGCGCTCGAACGAACCATGGAGCTCCTAGGCGTTGGACGGATCGCCAGTGTTTGCGGAAGATATTTTGCGATGGACCGGGACCAGCGATGGCCGCGAATAAAACGTGCTTATGACACCATTGTTTTGGGTAAGGCACGAAGCGCTTACTCCGCAACCGACCTGCTCACATCGTCCTATGCTGAGGGTATAGCTGATGAATTCGTGGAACCAGCGTCCATTGTCGATTCTTCCAACCACCAGATTGGCCGGATGGAAGATGGCGATTCTGTGATTTTCTTCAACTTCCGAGCTGATCGTGCACGTCAACTAACACGTGCAGTGGCCTCTGAAGGTTTCAAGGAATTTTCTAGAGGTCGGTACCCCAATCTGCATTGCACTACTTTGACTGAGTACGATGCGACATTTGGCCTGCCCGTAGTGTTTTCACCCCAGAAATTCTCAAACAACTTAGCTGAGGTGTTAGCAAGCCACAACGTTACTAACCTTCGGCTGGCCGAAACAGAAAAATATGCTCACGTGACCTACTTCTTCAACACAGGTGAAGAGCGGCCCTACGCCGGAGAAGACCGGCTCCTCGTCCCATCGCCTCAGGTCCCAACCTACGATCTACAGCCCGAGATGAGCGCGCAAGGTATCACCAACCAGCTTGTGCAGGATATCGAGGCTAGACGACATCGGGTTATCATCTGCAATTTTGCGAACGCTGATATGGTAGGTCACACTGGCAAGCTCGACGCAACGATTGAGGCGGTTAGTACGCTGGACAATTGTCTTGGCCAAATCGTCACCGCCGTACAGGCCGCAAGGGGGACCGTTGTCATGACGGCCGATCACGGTAATGCAGAATTATTATGGAACCAAGAGCGTCAGTGTCCACACACCGCTCATACTACAAATACGGTGCCGCTTCTGCTAGTTGAGGGCGAAGAAAGACGTGGGTGGAAACTGCGTAACGGATCACTATGCGATGTGGCGCCGACGCTTCTTGCCCTATTGGACATCGAGCCATCAGCAGAAATGACTGGAGTGGACTTACGTATCCGGCGCTGA
- the eno gene encoding phosphopyruvate hydratase, protein MVHISEVIGREILDSRGNPTVEVDLTLEGGAMGRAAVPSGASTGIREAIELRDGDVRRYHGKGVLQAVSHVNGEIAKAFIGTELDQASFDQRLIDLDGTPNKGRFGANAILAVSLAAAKAAATHLHLPLYTHLASLSHRKTDTSPLLPVPMMNILNGGAHADTNVDFQEFMVMPIGVPTFTDALRAGSEIFQALRTRLKQRGLSTGVGDEGGFAPNLQSNREAIDLVLEAIAEAGFTAGRDVYLALDIAASELWDDTSPGRYIFKKSDGSTKTAEDLVKMYCDWVAEYPIASIEDGLAEQDWAGWQLLTRELGGQLQLVGDDVFVTNPTILQRGIAEGVGNALLVKLNQIGTLTETLQAIAIAEAAGYASIISHRSGETEDTTIADLAVATAAGQIKTGSASRTDRVAKYNQLLRIEATVRSSRYAGREALKHQTT, encoded by the coding sequence ATCGTGCATATCAGTGAAGTGATCGGCCGGGAAATTCTCGACTCCCGGGGAAATCCGACGGTCGAAGTTGATCTCACTCTCGAGGGCGGCGCAATGGGTCGGGCTGCGGTGCCCTCAGGCGCGTCTACCGGAATTCGGGAAGCAATCGAGCTTCGTGACGGTGACGTACGCCGCTACCACGGGAAGGGCGTGCTACAGGCCGTCAGCCATGTGAACGGTGAGATCGCCAAGGCATTCATCGGCACTGAGTTAGACCAGGCTTCATTCGATCAACGTCTCATCGACTTGGACGGTACGCCTAACAAGGGCCGGTTTGGTGCAAATGCAATCCTAGCCGTCTCTCTGGCGGCGGCGAAGGCGGCTGCCACACACCTTCACCTGCCACTTTACACTCATCTCGCATCACTCAGCCATCGGAAAACCGATACATCTCCACTTCTTCCGGTACCGATGATGAACATCCTCAACGGTGGTGCGCACGCTGATACGAACGTTGACTTTCAAGAATTCATGGTAATGCCGATTGGGGTCCCGACCTTTACAGACGCCCTGAGAGCCGGTAGTGAAATTTTCCAGGCACTCCGAACGAGGCTTAAGCAGCGCGGCCTCTCTACTGGTGTCGGTGATGAGGGAGGCTTTGCCCCCAATCTGCAGTCAAACCGTGAAGCGATCGACCTTGTTCTTGAGGCGATCGCCGAAGCCGGCTTCACCGCAGGTCGGGATGTCTATCTGGCACTCGACATTGCGGCAAGTGAACTATGGGATGACACTTCGCCCGGTCGCTACATATTCAAGAAATCTGATGGCAGTACGAAGACCGCCGAAGACCTCGTGAAAATGTACTGTGACTGGGTCGCCGAGTACCCGATCGCCTCGATCGAAGACGGTCTCGCGGAACAAGATTGGGCGGGGTGGCAACTTTTGACTCGTGAGTTGGGTGGCCAGTTACAACTGGTCGGTGACGATGTCTTCGTAACAAATCCGACAATCCTTCAGCGCGGTATCGCCGAGGGTGTCGGAAATGCACTCCTAGTTAAGCTGAATCAGATCGGCACGCTGACCGAAACGTTACAAGCAATAGCGATAGCAGAGGCTGCGGGCTACGCATCGATCATCTCACATCGCTCTGGGGAAACTGAGGACACGACAATTGCTGACCTTGCGGTTGCGACGGCAGCAGGTCAGATTAAAACGGGTTCGGCAAGTCGCACGGATCGAGTTGCCAAATATAATCAACTGCTCAGAATTGAAGCGACTGTTCGGTCAAGCCGGTACGCTGGCCGCGAGGCACTTAAGCATCAAACCACTTAA
- a CDS encoding ATP-binding protein: MRAALKRNVKAWPPFGELRQEILAMLVVAALLVLAFANIAVRSSWSEVEDGVLWVSRPEGVVAAEIDVQSAAGAVGILPGDLLLAINGKPVDSPDAVLAELHISAVGDQLDYIVFRSGSEELFELTPQPIPAGNRVLYFVLATVGVFTLLMGALVRLRRPTVQATLHFFWLTVAFFGVFTFSFSGRLDRLDWVFYWLDLIATLLLPPLFIHFALIFPERSPDWTQNKLRPFPHLVLYLPSLVIGLMRIVTFSRSGAGRVELTSTIESLERLELGYLAVCLMGGAAIMFWALRRARSVTARRQLRWILWGTVMGGLPFLAGYLLPFVLGFNPAPEMQLTAIPLGLIPLSFASAVVSYRLMDVEVIIKRSVTYTTVLLAMVVIYAVMLRVATAILFGGSPQHNSIIALLATLVVVLLASPVKDLIQSGLDRVYYRDRYDYRRALVGFARDLNRDLNLARLSERLVTRVMDTFVVDRMALMLASVDDGSGDNLRVIHAAGVGEEIPRLSRRSPLGEWLWASRTVVLDDATWRSDNSDVDAWRDVGIHYLIPSVSKDGTTAVLAVGRKDNGEPLSSEDLALLAAVAAQVATALENGRLYGQLRAKASELDRLREFSENVIESLNDGLAVIDFDGRVIRWNQSLEQLYGVERDKALGERLDSLFEPVFVQMLQEVQDGGNTGSVRYRFPLQSRHSDGPKRLLVNLATAPLRTPQGESAGTIVILENITARVQLEEQLQISEKMASIGLLAAGVAHEVNTPLTGISSFTQMLLEGAETDDPKTRLLQKIERQTIRASKIVNGLLDLARPARTEAGPVDVNAVINDVLSLLEHQLKESHISVRKELGTPAPIALGLDYKLQQVFLNLFLNARDAMPNGGWLRIATRRDGDRATIEIADTGSGISGEHLSRIYDPFFTTKSLGRGTGLGLSITYGIVQEHSGSIECDSVEGQGTKFTLDFPLAASALTRSDEVAQ; encoded by the coding sequence ATGCGAGCGGCTCTGAAGCGTAACGTGAAGGCCTGGCCACCGTTTGGCGAGTTACGACAGGAAATACTCGCCATGTTGGTTGTTGCCGCACTTCTGGTGTTGGCGTTCGCGAACATTGCGGTCCGCTCGAGTTGGAGTGAAGTTGAAGATGGCGTGTTGTGGGTGTCCCGGCCTGAAGGGGTGGTTGCAGCGGAAATAGATGTTCAGTCGGCTGCCGGTGCCGTGGGCATCTTGCCTGGTGACCTACTGCTAGCAATTAATGGTAAGCCGGTCGATTCGCCTGATGCCGTGCTGGCCGAACTGCACATCAGCGCGGTTGGGGATCAACTCGACTACATTGTTTTTCGCTCGGGTTCGGAAGAACTTTTCGAATTGACACCGCAGCCGATTCCAGCCGGTAATCGCGTTTTATATTTTGTGTTAGCGACCGTCGGTGTTTTCACATTACTTATGGGTGCGTTGGTACGACTGCGCCGGCCAACGGTGCAGGCTACCCTCCACTTTTTTTGGTTAACGGTAGCTTTCTTCGGCGTCTTCACATTTTCCTTTAGTGGCCGGCTTGACCGATTGGATTGGGTCTTCTACTGGTTGGACCTTATCGCGACGCTCCTGCTGCCGCCGCTATTCATACACTTCGCCTTAATTTTTCCTGAACGGTCACCCGACTGGACGCAGAACAAGCTGCGGCCCTTCCCGCATCTCGTACTCTACCTGCCATCGCTTGTCATCGGGTTGATGCGCATTGTTACCTTCTCGAGATCCGGCGCCGGGAGGGTTGAGCTCACGAGCACGATCGAAAGCTTGGAACGTCTTGAGTTGGGTTACCTCGCGGTCTGTCTGATGGGTGGTGCAGCAATCATGTTCTGGGCGCTGCGACGAGCTCGGTCGGTGACTGCGCGTCGGCAGCTCCGGTGGATTCTGTGGGGGACGGTAATGGGCGGCTTGCCGTTTCTAGCCGGTTACCTCTTGCCGTTTGTACTAGGCTTTAATCCTGCACCGGAGATGCAGCTAACCGCGATACCACTCGGCCTCATTCCCTTATCGTTTGCGTCGGCGGTGGTCAGCTACCGACTGATGGACGTTGAGGTGATCATCAAGCGGTCGGTGACTTACACCACGGTGCTTTTAGCCATGGTAGTAATTTACGCGGTAATGCTCCGCGTTGCCACCGCGATCTTGTTCGGTGGATCCCCGCAGCATAATTCAATCATCGCGCTACTTGCGACGTTGGTCGTTGTGTTGTTAGCGAGTCCGGTTAAGGATTTGATTCAGTCAGGTTTGGACCGAGTCTACTATCGCGATCGTTACGATTACCGACGGGCACTGGTTGGATTTGCTCGTGATCTGAACCGAGATTTAAATCTCGCACGTCTGAGCGAGCGCCTCGTTACGCGAGTTATGGATACGTTCGTCGTTGATAGGATGGCTCTTATGCTCGCATCGGTCGATGATGGTTCAGGCGATAATCTTCGGGTTATTCATGCTGCTGGTGTAGGTGAGGAAATACCGAGGTTGTCTCGTCGGTCACCGCTCGGCGAGTGGCTTTGGGCTTCGCGGACGGTCGTGCTCGACGACGCCACGTGGCGCTCAGATAATTCCGATGTTGATGCTTGGCGAGATGTTGGAATTCACTACCTGATCCCTAGCGTCTCGAAGGATGGGACGACGGCGGTGCTGGCGGTTGGGCGTAAGGACAACGGTGAGCCTCTTAGCAGTGAAGACCTTGCGTTACTCGCTGCGGTCGCGGCACAGGTGGCGACAGCGCTCGAGAACGGTCGGCTCTATGGCCAACTGCGTGCGAAGGCTTCCGAGCTCGATCGACTTCGTGAATTCAGTGAGAACGTAATCGAGTCCCTTAACGATGGCTTAGCCGTCATTGATTTTGATGGTCGGGTGATCCGTTGGAACCAAAGCCTGGAGCAGCTTTATGGTGTCGAACGTGATAAGGCCCTTGGCGAGAGACTGGATTCTTTGTTTGAGCCAGTATTCGTGCAGATGCTTCAGGAAGTACAGGATGGCGGCAACACGGGTTCTGTCAGATATCGCTTCCCACTCCAGTCCCGTCATTCTGACGGGCCGAAACGACTGCTAGTCAATTTGGCGACAGCGCCACTGCGAACACCACAGGGCGAGAGTGCTGGTACGATCGTAATCCTAGAAAACATTACGGCGCGTGTTCAGCTGGAAGAGCAATTGCAGATCTCGGAGAAGATGGCATCAATCGGACTTCTCGCAGCTGGTGTGGCTCACGAGGTCAACACGCCATTAACTGGAATTTCGAGCTTTACCCAAATGCTACTGGAGGGAGCGGAGACCGACGATCCGAAGACGCGGCTGCTTCAGAAGATTGAGCGACAAACGATTCGCGCTTCGAAGATCGTAAACGGCCTTCTAGATTTAGCACGCCCAGCGCGCACGGAAGCTGGTCCGGTTGATGTCAACGCTGTCATAAACGATGTCCTGTCGTTACTAGAGCACCAGCTCAAGGAGTCACATATCAGCGTCCGTAAAGAATTGGGCACTCCTGCACCGATAGCTCTCGGGCTCGATTACAAGCTCCAGCAAGTGTTTTTGAACCTATTTTTGAATGCCCGGGATGCCATGCCAAATGGTGGCTGGCTTCGGATCGCGACGCGTCGGGATGGTGACCGTGCCACCATTGAAATTGCTGACACTGGGTCGGGTATTTCTGGCGAACATCTCTCACGTATCTACGACCCCTTCTTTACGACCAAATCATTGGGACGTGGTACAGGATTAGGCCTGTCGATCACCTACGGTATTGTGCAAGAACATAGTGGTTCAATTGAATGTGACAGTGTCGAAGGACAAGGAACGAAATTCACGCTCGACTTTCCGCTTGCTGCTTCGGCTTTGACGCGCTCGGATGAAGTAGCCCAATAA
- a CDS encoding sigma-54 dependent transcriptional regulator, whose translation MTDERTVLVADDEEVVLEILTTLLTREGYAVRTASTGEEGLEMARGESLDAAIVDVMMPGQGGMATLDALQKLDRELPVIMLTAYGSVESAKTAIKAGAFDYITKPFKHDEVLKVLRNAVEQRRLTVENRTLRQNLQAQSYDFDDIVGRSPRLRQVFDLIIQAAPSRTTILIEGESGTGKELVARALHTHSARTEFPFVTVSSGNLSHDLLESNLFGHVKGAFTGALSAKKGLFELADTGSIFFDEIGNMPFETQAKLLGVIQERQFMRLGGVETIKVDVRIIAATNVDLKRMVDEGRFREDLYYRLHVITVQLPALRERKEDIPLLVQHFLCKYGGENDRPDLEITPEALDVLVAYDWPGNVRELENVIERAVVLSSGPRIGNELIPDHVRATEQFQMPRIMVPPDGISLKEVIGASERQLIESALHEAGGVQKRAAELLRIKPTTLNEMIKRYGVQSGQRRRVSKRKGQSPAPAKS comes from the coding sequence ATGACGGATGAACGCACGGTTCTCGTCGCGGACGATGAAGAGGTAGTGCTCGAAATTTTGACAACGCTTCTTACCCGGGAAGGCTACGCGGTTCGGACGGCTTCAACTGGAGAAGAAGGTCTTGAAATGGCGCGCGGCGAATCGCTAGATGCGGCCATTGTGGACGTGATGATGCCAGGACAGGGAGGCATGGCCACTCTTGACGCTCTACAGAAGCTCGACCGAGAACTTCCAGTGATCATGCTCACAGCCTACGGGTCGGTCGAGAGTGCAAAAACTGCGATTAAAGCTGGCGCGTTTGACTACATCACCAAACCGTTCAAACACGATGAAGTGTTGAAGGTATTACGGAATGCTGTTGAGCAACGGCGTTTGACAGTAGAGAATCGCACGCTTCGCCAGAACCTTCAGGCTCAAAGCTATGATTTCGATGACATAGTCGGCCGAAGTCCCCGACTGCGTCAGGTGTTCGACCTGATCATACAGGCAGCGCCCAGCCGCACGACGATTCTGATTGAAGGGGAGAGCGGTACCGGCAAGGAGCTGGTCGCGCGTGCGCTCCACACCCATTCAGCCAGGACGGAGTTTCCGTTCGTTACGGTGAGTTCGGGAAATCTGTCCCACGACTTGCTTGAGTCGAACCTATTTGGTCACGTTAAGGGTGCGTTCACCGGTGCGCTATCGGCCAAAAAAGGTCTTTTCGAGTTAGCCGACACTGGAAGTATCTTTTTCGATGAAATAGGGAATATGCCGTTCGAAACCCAGGCCAAGCTGCTTGGCGTGATACAGGAGCGGCAGTTTATGCGTTTGGGGGGCGTTGAGACCATCAAAGTTGACGTCCGTATCATCGCCGCAACAAACGTCGACTTGAAGCGAATGGTTGATGAAGGACGGTTTCGGGAGGACCTTTATTACCGGCTGCACGTCATCACTGTGCAATTGCCTGCGTTGCGGGAGCGAAAGGAAGACATCCCGTTACTTGTGCAGCATTTTCTATGTAAGTACGGTGGCGAGAACGACCGCCCAGACCTTGAGATAACTCCCGAGGCGCTCGATGTTCTCGTGGCATACGACTGGCCGGGAAACGTTCGTGAACTCGAAAATGTAATCGAACGTGCAGTCGTGCTGTCCTCAGGACCTCGCATCGGTAACGAACTGATTCCGGATCATGTACGTGCCACTGAGCAGTTCCAGATGCCAAGAATCATGGTTCCTCCAGACGGTATCTCGTTGAAGGAAGTGATAGGTGCTTCCGAACGACAACTTATTGAGTCAGCACTGCATGAAGCGGGTGGTGTGCAAAAACGGGCCGCCGAATTGTTGCGGATTAAACCAACTACATTAAACGAAATGATCAAACGCTACGGAGTCCAATCGGGTCAACGACGGAGAGTCAGCAAGCGAAAGGGGCAGTCGCCAGCGCCTGCAAAGTCCTGA